In Vreelandella piezotolerans, one genomic interval encodes:
- a CDS encoding metal ABC transporter permease, with amino-acid sequence MLETLDGWSSALVAGLIAALMVPVNLMPDSVSEAFQYAFMQRALLTSMMVGAICGMLSCYVVLKRWSLLGDAISHAVLPGVAVAYLLGLPFFIGAFVTGALTSLGIGAIERHTRIKSDAAMGIMFTGAFALGVVLISKIASSTHLMHILFGNVLGVQQSALLLTLAASLVALLMVWLAYRPLMLYAFDPTQAQALGFNTGVIHYGLILLLTLTIVASLETVGIILVVAMLITPGATAHLLTDRFKTMLFISVGIGVGSAVLGLWLSFAFDVASGGTIVLVATGCFFTALLFSPKHGVLMRLWRHRSLGGAN; translated from the coding sequence ATGTTAGAAACGTTGGATGGTTGGAGTAGTGCGCTGGTGGCGGGGCTCATCGCGGCGCTGATGGTGCCCGTGAATCTAATGCCCGACAGCGTATCAGAGGCGTTTCAGTACGCGTTCATGCAGCGCGCGCTGCTCACGTCGATGATGGTGGGAGCCATCTGCGGCATGCTTTCGTGTTACGTCGTGCTCAAGCGTTGGTCGTTGCTGGGGGATGCGATCTCTCATGCGGTGCTGCCTGGGGTGGCGGTTGCCTACCTGCTGGGCCTGCCTTTTTTTATCGGTGCCTTCGTCACAGGAGCGCTGACGTCGCTCGGCATTGGGGCGATCGAACGGCATACACGGATCAAATCCGATGCCGCCATGGGCATCATGTTTACCGGGGCATTTGCGCTGGGCGTCGTGCTGATCAGTAAAATCGCCTCCAGCACCCACTTGATGCATATTCTGTTCGGCAACGTGCTCGGAGTGCAACAGTCGGCACTACTGCTCACGTTGGCGGCCAGCCTCGTTGCGCTGCTGATGGTATGGCTAGCTTATCGTCCGCTCATGCTCTACGCCTTCGATCCGACTCAGGCGCAGGCACTCGGCTTCAATACCGGCGTGATTCATTACGGTTTGATTCTGCTGCTCACGCTCACCATCGTGGCCAGTTTGGAAACCGTCGGTATCATCCTCGTGGTGGCCATGCTGATTACCCCGGGCGCCACGGCCCACTTGCTGACCGACCGCTTCAAAACGATGCTGTTCATCTCCGTGGGCATTGGGGTAGGGTCTGCGGTGTTGGGGCTATGGCTGTCGTTTGCGTTTGATGTAGCGTCCGGTGGCACCATCGTCTTGGTGGCAACGGGGTGCTTCTTCACGGCGCTGCTGTTTTCGCCCAAGCACGGTGTGCTGATGCGGCTTTGGCGGCATCGGAGCTTGGGCGGCGCTAATTAG
- a CDS encoding metal ABC transporter ATP-binding protein, whose amino-acid sequence MSSLPSQPASAIDVSGVYAAYQRQPVLEDIHLSLPSGRWTAIVGPNGAGKSTLFHVLTGSMKPLRGRVTAFGQDIEHHRKAGRIAYMAQREAIEWDFPISVWETVMSARYGHMRQDAWWRRLLPARWHSSRHRDAVEKALDDVDMLAYAERPIGALSGGQKKRVLLARALAQEASILLLDEPLAGVDPPSERLILDVLKREREAGRTIVMVTHDMPGARRYVDHVVLINRFIRGEGAPDEMLSDSKLAELAVSSIANSPADVERVRLPAFASKE is encoded by the coding sequence ATGTCCTCACTACCGTCTCAACCAGCCAGCGCCATCGATGTAAGCGGTGTCTATGCGGCTTACCAGCGTCAGCCCGTGCTAGAGGACATTCACCTCTCGCTGCCAAGCGGGCGTTGGACGGCCATCGTCGGGCCGAACGGTGCAGGCAAGTCGACGCTGTTTCACGTGCTGACCGGTAGTATGAAACCCTTACGCGGCCGCGTGACGGCATTTGGTCAAGACATCGAGCACCATCGAAAAGCCGGGCGCATTGCCTACATGGCCCAGCGAGAGGCCATCGAGTGGGACTTCCCTATTTCGGTGTGGGAAACCGTGATGAGCGCCCGCTATGGCCACATGCGTCAAGATGCGTGGTGGCGGAGGCTGCTGCCTGCGCGTTGGCATTCGTCACGGCATCGTGATGCGGTGGAAAAGGCGTTAGACGACGTTGATATGCTGGCATATGCCGAGCGGCCGATCGGGGCCTTATCGGGCGGACAAAAAAAACGCGTGCTGCTAGCGCGTGCGTTAGCGCAAGAGGCGAGTATCCTGCTGCTCGATGAGCCGCTCGCGGGGGTCGACCCACCTAGCGAGCGACTCATTCTCGACGTGCTCAAACGCGAACGCGAAGCCGGACGAACCATCGTGATGGTGACGCACGATATGCCGGGCGCGCGTCGCTACGTGGACCATGTGGTACTGATCAATCGATTCATTCGCGGCGAGGGCGCGCCCGACGAAATGCTGAGCGATAGCAAGTTGGCCGAACTTGCGGTGAGTTCTATTGCAAATTCTCCAGCGGATGTCGAGCGTGTCCGCCTTCCTGCATTTGCCAGCAAAGAATAG
- a CDS encoding metal ABC transporter substrate-binding protein encodes MAKPYLLAALSVPFAWCGVVTSAQADELQNPPIEIAVTFSVLGDLVKKVAGDDANVTVLTPINAEVHEWELTPDNFAALEDADIVFYNGYQLEQWMRQVSATVNDDIPMIAVAEASGYPTQTIVTGEMEGDVDPHLWMDPRAASAYVQAIANTLEDSLPHQADAIQQRAAALEAQLHDLHVELQETLEAIPEERRVLLSSEAAFLYFADAYRFEHDGIWGTNAETEGSPRQLMRVIDRINERQPAALFWESTISDRHVTSIARDTGLPVAGPLYVDSLSEPDGEAADYFAMQRHNVALLRRYLASE; translated from the coding sequence GTGGCTAAACCATACTTGCTAGCAGCCTTGAGCGTGCCGTTCGCCTGGTGTGGCGTTGTGACCAGTGCTCAGGCCGATGAGTTGCAAAACCCGCCCATCGAGATTGCCGTGACGTTTTCAGTTCTTGGCGACTTGGTGAAGAAAGTGGCCGGCGATGATGCGAACGTCACGGTGCTGACACCGATCAACGCCGAAGTGCACGAGTGGGAGCTCACCCCAGATAATTTTGCTGCGCTCGAGGACGCCGACATCGTTTTTTATAACGGCTATCAGCTCGAGCAGTGGATGCGCCAAGTATCGGCGACGGTCAACGATGACATACCTATGATCGCCGTGGCAGAGGCGTCGGGTTACCCGACGCAAACGATCGTCACCGGTGAGATGGAAGGCGACGTGGACCCACACCTGTGGATGGACCCGCGGGCTGCCAGTGCCTATGTGCAAGCCATTGCCAACACGTTGGAGGATAGCCTGCCCCATCAAGCCGATGCGATTCAGCAGCGTGCAGCGGCACTGGAAGCGCAACTGCACGACCTACATGTCGAGCTCCAAGAAACGCTCGAAGCCATTCCCGAAGAGCGCCGCGTGCTGCTCTCCAGTGAAGCAGCCTTTCTCTACTTCGCCGACGCGTATCGGTTCGAGCACGACGGCATTTGGGGGACCAATGCCGAAACAGAGGGCTCTCCGCGTCAGTTGATGCGGGTCATCGATCGAATCAACGAGCGTCAACCGGCGGCACTGTTTTGGGAAAGCACGATTTCTGACCGCCATGTGACCAGTATCGCACGTGATACGGGGCTGCCCGTTGCCGGGCCGCTGTATGTCGACTCGTTGAGTGAGCCTGACGGGGAGGCTGCCGACTACTTTGCCATGCAGCGTCATAACGTTGCCTTGCTGCGTCGCTACTTGGCTAGCGAGTAA
- the mntR gene encoding manganese-binding transcriptional regulator MntR, with translation MSDHQQRRTSPPSGHSGDALPPVEQHAQQYEAVRNAHETELIEDYVELIGDLIRHRGEARAADIANRMAVSQATVSKMIRRLNELGLVTSKPYRSLFLTDEGQKMAETSRARHDIVLHFLRALGVDDSTARIDAEGMEHHVSDETLTIMQRFTDQQQNN, from the coding sequence ATGAGTGATCACCAACAGCGGCGCACCTCACCCCCCTCTGGACACAGTGGTGATGCACTACCGCCTGTGGAACAGCACGCCCAGCAATACGAAGCCGTGCGCAATGCCCACGAAACGGAGCTCATCGAAGACTACGTCGAATTGATTGGCGACCTGATTCGTCATCGCGGTGAGGCGCGCGCGGCCGACATTGCTAACCGAATGGCCGTTAGTCAAGCGACGGTATCGAAAATGATCCGTCGATTGAACGAGTTAGGTCTGGTGACCAGCAAGCCATATCGCTCGCTGTTTTTGACCGACGAAGGTCAAAAAATGGCGGAAACGTCTCGTGCTCGTCACGATATCGTGCTGCATTTCTTGCGAGCGTTAGGCGTGGACGACAGCACTGCCCGCATCGACGCAGAAGGCATGGAACACCATGTCAGCGATGAGACGCTCACGATCATGCAGCGCTTTACTGACCAGCAGCAAAATAACTGA
- a CDS encoding RES family NAD+ phosphorylase: protein MPVLPAHDVTGYRLVNSKFPPIDLFDDVAGPDEFAALHALQSLTNPRLQNEVGDLALLPLDQIPFGIRGCSYAVAPFTHINPEGSRFSDGSFGVLYFADTLETAIAEVKHHQQTYWRRVPGLRYERFVFRGLRGVFKEVSIGDALTLPSDHLVYAPDHYTASQPFGTDVRRTLNGLRYRSVRRPGAHCWALMTPRHVTDIIQTTHLEMIWSGAITQVNHLRVTQP from the coding sequence TTGCCCGTACTGCCAGCCCATGACGTCACCGGCTATCGGTTGGTGAACAGTAAATTCCCGCCCATCGATTTGTTCGATGACGTGGCAGGCCCTGACGAGTTCGCCGCTCTCCATGCGCTTCAGTCGCTCACCAACCCGCGGTTGCAAAACGAGGTGGGGGACTTGGCGCTGCTGCCGCTCGACCAGATTCCTTTCGGTATTCGTGGCTGCTCGTATGCCGTGGCGCCCTTTACGCACATCAATCCCGAAGGGTCACGTTTCAGCGATGGCAGTTTTGGCGTGCTGTATTTTGCCGATACGCTGGAGACTGCGATTGCGGAGGTCAAACATCATCAGCAAACGTACTGGCGGCGCGTGCCAGGTCTTCGCTATGAGCGGTTCGTTTTTCGGGGGTTGAGAGGCGTCTTCAAGGAGGTATCGATAGGCGATGCGCTGACGCTGCCGAGCGATCATCTTGTCTACGCCCCCGATCATTACACGGCGTCTCAGCCCTTCGGTACAGACGTCCGACGTACGCTAAACGGTCTCCGTTACCGCTCGGTCCGTCGACCCGGTGCCCACTGTTGGGCGCTCATGACGCCGCGTCATGTGACGGACATCATCCAGACCACCCATTTGGAGATGATCTGGAGCGGCGCCATCACCCAGGTGAATCATCTACGTGTCACCCAGCCATAG
- a CDS encoding antitoxin Xre-like helix-turn-helix domain-containing protein, with the protein MQTPQEFAHDKSAAAVGLKAAVRILEKWRASGEQGEAILRVSHSTYARARRGDLAAIKLDSDQLTRISYVLNIHAALRMIFDNPDNLYGFVNMVNHNPFFNGRTPLAIMGTGDFAALYETYKRIDSLRGGQW; encoded by the coding sequence ATGCAAACACCGCAAGAGTTTGCCCATGATAAGTCAGCGGCTGCGGTGGGGTTGAAAGCCGCGGTACGTATTCTCGAGAAGTGGCGAGCCTCTGGAGAGCAAGGCGAGGCGATTCTGCGCGTCTCTCACAGTACCTACGCTCGTGCTCGGCGCGGCGATCTGGCAGCGATCAAGTTAGATAGTGACCAGCTTACGCGTATCAGCTATGTGCTGAACATCCACGCGGCACTGCGTATGATCTTCGATAACCCGGACAACCTGTATGGGTTCGTGAACATGGTCAATCACAACCCCTTTTTCAATGGTCGCACACCGCTGGCCATTATGGGCACGGGGGACTTTGCCGCGCTTTACGAAACCTATAAACGCATCGACAGCCTGCGGGGTGGGCAGTGGTAA
- a CDS encoding DUF3750 domain-containing protein, translating to MKTVLRWLAAMTALLVLLLAGPVWILASQQVITDGHWSNLDRSSAGLAPSPDRVQDAVVQVYAARAYSWRGAFGVHIWIATKAEGAREYQLHQVLSWRRPTVVSSIDTPDRAWFGHPPELLADYRGAAAADLIPHIQDAVARYPQADLYRVWPGPNSNSFIAWVIREVDGFDVALPTTAVGKDYLFNGVVARVPSGTGYQLSLGGVLGIMLALEEGIELNLLGMSVGIDIMRPALKLPGIGRLGMPAKVAGSSNASSSAQ from the coding sequence ATGAAAACCGTACTGCGCTGGCTGGCTGCCATGACGGCCTTGTTGGTCTTATTGCTGGCAGGCCCGGTGTGGATATTGGCCAGTCAACAGGTCATTACCGATGGGCACTGGTCGAATCTCGATCGTTCGTCTGCAGGGTTGGCCCCCTCTCCGGATCGCGTCCAAGATGCTGTCGTACAGGTCTATGCGGCCCGTGCCTATAGCTGGCGCGGCGCCTTTGGTGTGCATATTTGGATTGCGACCAAAGCAGAGGGGGCGCGGGAGTATCAACTGCATCAAGTGTTGAGCTGGCGACGCCCAACGGTCGTCTCCTCCATCGATACGCCTGACCGAGCCTGGTTTGGACACCCGCCTGAGCTGCTTGCTGACTATCGCGGCGCGGCGGCTGCCGATTTGATCCCCCATATACAAGACGCCGTAGCGCGCTATCCGCAAGCCGATCTGTACCGAGTTTGGCCAGGACCCAATAGCAACAGCTTCATTGCTTGGGTGATCCGCGAGGTCGATGGTTTCGATGTGGCGCTACCCACGACCGCCGTGGGGAAAGACTATCTGTTCAATGGCGTCGTCGCCCGTGTGCCCAGCGGGACGGGGTATCAGCTCTCGCTGGGAGGCGTGTTGGGCATCATGCTAGCGCTGGAGGAGGGCATCGAGCTCAACCTGCTGGGCATGAGTGTCGGTATCGATATTATGCGCCCCGCTCTCAAACTGCCTGGCATTGGTCGACTGGGTATGCCTGCCAAGGTGGCGGGAAGCAGTAACGCATCGTCGTCAGCGCAGTGA
- a CDS encoding AraC family transcriptional regulator: protein MTVIAPEQIAQCSDSLLPQLSQVVRRWSPLEALQDTAIAEVQLVRTDAPSSFHCAVYEPCLCFVIQGSKTVLLGDKEIIYTGPSYMASAVHLPVVGRIDHASPEKPFLAVKVSVDPQEVAGLILELGDRAPNGGRDAICPEMDCGLTSAYMDPLMQGALYRLLSLLDSPEDIQVLSPLARRELIYRALTGAMGPHMRRFAASDSQANRIAQVIDTLKEHYAQPLKIHELAATVNMSESTLYHSFRQVTRMSPLQFQKKLRLHEARRLMLAEGLEAATASYRVGYESPSHFSREYSRMFGAPPRADVSHLRGAYAESQPA, encoded by the coding sequence GTGACCGTTATCGCGCCCGAACAGATTGCCCAGTGCAGCGACAGCTTGTTACCGCAATTGAGCCAGGTCGTCCGCCGTTGGTCGCCGCTGGAAGCCCTTCAAGACACGGCGATTGCCGAAGTCCAACTGGTGCGCACTGATGCCCCTAGTAGTTTTCACTGTGCCGTCTATGAGCCGTGCCTGTGCTTCGTTATTCAGGGCAGCAAAACCGTATTGCTGGGTGACAAGGAGATCATCTACACCGGCCCCAGCTACATGGCGAGCGCCGTTCATTTACCGGTGGTGGGCAGGATTGACCATGCTTCACCAGAAAAACCTTTCCTAGCAGTAAAGGTCTCGGTGGACCCCCAGGAGGTGGCGGGACTAATACTAGAGTTAGGGGATAGGGCTCCAAATGGGGGGCGTGATGCTATCTGTCCTGAGATGGACTGCGGGTTAACGTCGGCGTACATGGATCCCCTGATGCAGGGCGCGCTCTATCGTTTGTTAAGTCTACTCGACTCACCGGAAGATATTCAGGTGCTTTCGCCGCTAGCGCGACGAGAGTTAATCTACCGAGCATTAACGGGTGCCATGGGCCCGCACATGCGTCGGTTTGCTGCCTCAGACTCCCAGGCTAATCGGATTGCGCAAGTGATTGACACGCTTAAAGAGCACTATGCCCAGCCGCTTAAGATCCACGAATTGGCAGCGACCGTTAACATGAGCGAATCGACGCTTTATCATAGCTTTCGTCAAGTGACACGCATGTCGCCCCTGCAGTTCCAAAAGAAGCTGCGTCTACACGAGGCGCGACGGCTGATGCTGGCGGAGGGGCTCGAGGCAGCCACTGCAAGCTACCGGGTAGGCTATGAAAGCCCTTCCCACTTCAGCCGCGAATATAGCCGCATGTTTGGCGCACCACCACGCGCCGACGTCAGCCATTTGCGAGGGGCATACGCAGAGTCGCAGCCCGCCTGA
- a CDS encoding efflux RND transporter periplasmic adaptor subunit, which translates to MEVVTQPMVLSESFTGRVEAAETVELRARVSGYIQEVAFVEGDLVEQGELLFLIDPRPYQARVSAAQADLAQARSQLAQASSEAERARVLLGRQAISQEVHDQRQSALNNNRAMVAAAEAALQTAELDLAYTRITAPISGRIGRAMVTRGNLANADQSLLTTLVSIDPVHVYFDADEQAAFASRALLSNEVSNHLAIELGGDPQRQYTGTLDFIDNRLNPSTGTLQFRAVLANPDGRIRPGEFARVEMPVARLEQALLIDRKAVLTNQDRRYVYVVNEHNLAEQRQVTTGREVAERTVIIDGLQAGDRVIVNGVQKVFFPGMEVSPKSVATAPVANIRASNEPPAIAAREE; encoded by the coding sequence GTGGAAGTAGTGACTCAGCCGATGGTGTTGAGCGAGTCATTCACTGGGCGGGTAGAAGCCGCCGAAACGGTGGAGTTGAGAGCTCGGGTTAGCGGCTATATCCAAGAGGTGGCCTTTGTAGAGGGCGACCTGGTCGAACAGGGAGAGTTACTGTTTCTCATCGATCCACGTCCCTACCAAGCCCGCGTGAGCGCGGCCCAAGCGGATCTTGCACAAGCCAGGAGCCAATTGGCTCAGGCCAGCAGCGAGGCCGAGCGTGCCAGGGTGTTACTGGGGCGTCAGGCCATTTCCCAAGAGGTGCATGATCAGCGCCAATCGGCTCTGAATAATAACCGCGCTATGGTGGCTGCTGCCGAAGCTGCGCTGCAGACCGCCGAGCTTGACCTCGCGTATACACGCATAACGGCTCCGATTAGTGGACGCATCGGACGGGCGATGGTAACTCGCGGCAACCTAGCCAATGCCGATCAGAGCCTGTTGACCACGCTGGTGAGTATTGATCCGGTACACGTTTACTTTGATGCAGACGAGCAAGCTGCATTTGCCAGCCGTGCACTATTAAGCAATGAGGTGTCGAATCACTTGGCCATCGAACTGGGCGGCGACCCGCAACGGCAGTACACGGGCACCCTAGACTTTATCGACAATCGCTTAAATCCCAGTACGGGCACCTTACAATTCCGGGCGGTGCTGGCCAATCCAGATGGCCGCATTCGGCCTGGAGAGTTTGCAAGGGTCGAAATGCCGGTTGCTCGCTTAGAGCAAGCCTTACTGATAGACCGTAAGGCAGTGCTGACTAATCAAGATCGCCGCTACGTCTATGTCGTCAATGAGCATAACCTAGCAGAACAGCGACAGGTCACCACAGGAAGGGAGGTAGCAGAACGTACCGTCATCATCGATGGGCTTCAAGCAGGTGATCGAGTGATCGTCAATGGTGTACAAAAAGTGTTCTTCCCCGGTATGGAAGTGAGCCCAAAAAGCGTAGCGACCGCACCGGTGGCTAACATCCGTGCTTCCAATGAGCCACCCGCCATTGCGGCCAGGGAAGAGTAA
- a CDS encoding efflux RND transporter permease subunit, translating to MNFSRFFVDRPIFAAVLSIIILAVGLISIPNLPISEYPDVVPPSVVVRTVYPGANPQEIAETVATPLEEAINGVEDMMYLKSVAGSDGVLQMTVTFRPGTDAEQAAVRVQNRVSQAEARLPEAVRRQGVTTQKQSPTFLMVVHLTSPSGEYDTLYLRNYVRLNVRDRLARLEGIGDAQIFGGGDYAMRAWLDPDRIAARGLTASDVVGAMREQNVQVSAGQLGAEPIANSDFLTLINARGRLETVEEFGDIVLSRGDNGEILRLADVARLEMGAGDYTLRSQLDGNNAVGVGIFQAPGANALEIREQVIATMEELSEQFPEGVEYEAVYDTTIFVNDSIKSVIATLLEAVLLVVLVVTLFLQTWRASIIPLLAVPVSVIGTFGALYLLGYSINTLTLFGLVLAIGIVVDDAIVVVENVERNIEEGLKPQAAAHQAMREVSGPIIAVGLVLCAVFIPMAFLSGVTGQFYRQFAVTIAISTVISTINSLTLSPALAAMLLKPHNAPKDRLTRVIDTLFDWIFRPFNRFFNASSNKYQSGVARSLKHRGAVFVIYALLLLGTGVMFKAVPSGFIPVQDKLYLIAGVILPEGASLERTDEMLQDVVDIAMETEGVEHAIAFPGLNALQFTNTSNTGVAFLTLSAFDERSLSAAEINAHINQGIGGLKEGFAFSFMPPPILGLGNGSGFQLFIEDRGNLGYGALQQAVNQLQGAIAQTPGMGFPISSYQSNVPQLDAEVDRLRAKAQGVPLTELFDTLQTYLGSTYVNDFNRFGRTWQVIAQADAPYRTSVEDIARLRTRNDQGEMVPIGTMVDIRQTFGPDPVLRYNGYPAADLAGEFDPRDLSSAQAMETINALAEEVLPPGMALEWTDLSYQQSTQGNAAMIVFPLSILLVFLVLAALYESWTLPLAVILIVPMSMLAALIGVWFGSGDNNVFVQVGLVVLIGLACKNAILIVEFARELELQGKSIVEAALEACRLRLRPIIMTSIAFTAAVLPSVIATGAGAEVRAALGTAVFAGMIGVTLFGLFLTPVFYVSLRKLSGSRPLVSHHGASLGGPALPSNQLHTE from the coding sequence ATGAATTTCTCCCGTTTTTTCGTGGACCGTCCGATTTTTGCGGCCGTGCTATCGATCATCATTCTGGCGGTGGGGCTGATCTCCATTCCCAATCTACCGATAAGCGAGTACCCGGATGTCGTGCCGCCCTCAGTGGTGGTGAGAACCGTTTACCCCGGTGCCAATCCGCAGGAGATTGCCGAGACCGTAGCGACGCCGTTGGAGGAAGCCATCAATGGCGTTGAGGACATGATGTACCTCAAGTCTGTTGCAGGCTCTGATGGCGTACTGCAAATGACCGTCACCTTCCGTCCCGGCACCGATGCTGAACAGGCGGCGGTTCGCGTGCAGAACCGCGTTAGCCAGGCAGAGGCTAGGTTGCCGGAAGCCGTACGTCGTCAAGGCGTCACTACCCAGAAACAATCGCCAACGTTTTTGATGGTCGTTCACCTAACCTCACCTAGCGGTGAGTACGACACCCTTTATCTGCGCAACTATGTTCGACTGAATGTACGCGACCGACTCGCCCGGCTCGAAGGGATAGGGGATGCGCAAATCTTCGGTGGCGGAGATTACGCCATGCGCGCATGGCTGGATCCAGACCGAATAGCCGCCCGAGGCCTGACGGCTAGCGATGTCGTTGGGGCCATGCGCGAGCAGAACGTGCAGGTCTCTGCCGGGCAGTTGGGCGCCGAACCCATCGCGAATAGCGATTTTCTCACTCTGATCAACGCCCGCGGGCGGTTGGAAACGGTGGAAGAGTTTGGTGACATCGTACTTAGTCGTGGTGACAACGGCGAAATACTGAGGCTGGCGGATGTGGCCCGGCTGGAAATGGGTGCCGGGGACTATACGCTGCGCTCGCAGCTAGACGGCAATAACGCGGTAGGAGTGGGTATATTCCAGGCACCGGGTGCCAATGCGCTGGAGATTCGCGAGCAGGTGATTGCCACCATGGAGGAGCTGTCCGAGCAGTTCCCTGAAGGTGTCGAGTACGAAGCCGTCTACGACACCACGATCTTTGTGAATGATTCTATAAAGTCGGTGATCGCCACCCTACTGGAAGCCGTGCTGCTGGTGGTGCTGGTCGTCACGCTGTTCTTGCAAACATGGCGAGCTTCTATCATTCCATTGCTGGCGGTACCGGTCTCGGTGATCGGCACCTTTGGCGCGCTCTACCTGCTGGGCTACTCCATCAACACGCTGACACTGTTTGGCCTGGTGTTGGCCATCGGTATCGTGGTGGACGACGCCATCGTGGTGGTGGAAAACGTCGAGCGCAATATCGAAGAGGGCTTAAAGCCACAGGCAGCCGCTCATCAGGCCATGCGGGAAGTCTCTGGCCCTATCATTGCCGTAGGCCTGGTACTGTGCGCAGTGTTTATCCCCATGGCTTTCCTGTCCGGGGTGACCGGTCAGTTCTATCGACAGTTCGCGGTGACGATTGCCATCTCCACGGTGATCTCCACCATCAACTCCCTGACGCTCTCTCCCGCGCTGGCGGCGATGCTACTCAAGCCCCATAACGCGCCCAAAGATCGCCTCACCCGTGTGATAGACACCCTGTTCGACTGGATTTTCCGTCCTTTCAACCGTTTCTTTAATGCCAGCTCCAACAAGTACCAGAGCGGCGTGGCCCGCTCCCTAAAGCATCGTGGCGCGGTGTTCGTAATTTACGCCCTACTGCTGTTGGGCACCGGCGTGATGTTCAAAGCAGTGCCTTCTGGCTTCATTCCAGTGCAAGACAAGCTTTACCTGATTGCTGGTGTCATCTTGCCGGAAGGGGCGTCGCTGGAGCGAACCGACGAGATGCTTCAGGACGTGGTGGATATTGCCATGGAGACCGAAGGCGTGGAGCACGCCATTGCCTTTCCCGGCCTGAACGCGCTGCAGTTCACCAACACCTCCAACACCGGGGTGGCCTTTCTTACCCTCAGCGCCTTTGATGAGCGCAGCCTTAGCGCCGCAGAGATAAACGCCCACATCAACCAGGGCATTGGTGGTTTGAAAGAGGGGTTTGCATTTTCTTTCATGCCACCACCGATTCTTGGCTTGGGCAATGGATCGGGGTTCCAACTATTCATTGAGGATCGCGGCAATCTTGGCTACGGGGCGCTGCAGCAGGCGGTCAATCAACTCCAGGGCGCGATTGCGCAAACACCGGGGATGGGCTTTCCGATCAGCAGCTATCAATCCAACGTACCGCAGTTGGATGCCGAGGTGGACCGGCTGAGAGCCAAGGCCCAGGGCGTGCCGTTGACCGAGCTGTTCGACACCCTGCAGACCTATCTGGGTTCGACCTATGTAAATGACTTTAATCGTTTCGGTCGTACCTGGCAGGTAATCGCCCAGGCAGACGCTCCTTACCGCACCAGCGTGGAAGATATTGCCCGACTGCGTACCCGTAATGATCAGGGAGAAATGGTGCCTATCGGTACGATGGTGGATATCAGGCAAACCTTCGGCCCGGATCCGGTGTTGCGTTACAACGGCTACCCAGCGGCGGACTTGGCCGGCGAATTTGATCCCCGCGACCTCTCCTCTGCCCAAGCAATGGAGACTATTAACGCCCTGGCGGAAGAAGTGTTACCACCAGGCATGGCGCTTGAATGGACCGACTTGAGTTACCAGCAATCCACCCAGGGTAATGCGGCGATGATCGTCTTCCCGCTGTCGATCCTACTGGTATTTTTGGTGTTGGCCGCGCTTTACGAGAGTTGGACGCTACCACTCGCCGTCATTCTGATTGTACCCATGTCGATGCTGGCCGCGCTGATCGGCGTATGGTTTGGCAGTGGCGATAACAACGTCTTCGTGCAGGTAGGGCTGGTCGTGCTGATTGGCCTGGCGTGTAAAAACGCCATACTGATCGTGGAATTCGCCCGCGAGCTGGAACTGCAGGGCAAGAGCATCGTGGAAGCCGCCCTGGAAGCCTGCCGACTACGGTTGCGGCCGATCATCATGACCTCGATTGCTTTCACGGCAGCAGTTTTACCGTCGGTGATCGCTACCGGCGCAGGCGCCGAGGTACGCGCAGCACTTGGCACGGCGGTGTTTGCGGGCATGATCGGCGTCACTCTGTTTGGCCTGTTCTTGACACCGGTGTTTTACGTGTCACTGCGTAAACTCTCGGGATCGCGCCCGCTCGTCAGCCATCACGGCGCTTCGTTGGGTGGCCCCGCCCTTCCCTCCAACCAACTCCACACGGAGTGA